A single region of the Halichondria panicea chromosome 10, odHalPani1.1, whole genome shotgun sequence genome encodes:
- the LOC135343162 gene encoding uncharacterized protein LOC135343162, translating into MGNNCSNNLKQQSVLSVSQPRLVATTSQLFLQAAHQQRPKSDTDLFRNKTPTTTLHRSPLVLMRPAKGKETNSDTDASTQLLKRTTSIRRTGGYKARSASLRRQRSILRRRGNMKGKSRTTIRRTIELESELKMAQEQKELCVMAARGDLQSVEAFIDSGTDVNSADENQQTVLHHAAMHSRDEVINSLIDRGADVNATDLKGGFSALHWVVINADPQTGNTDHVSKSLRALVNRGCKVNGTDFNFATALHIATQKGNKTSIETLIRLGADPDKVDITGRNCYDMAKNQQIRDFMKRLQQTPKEDNHVYHILEVQPAQPPQSLGPRVQKRRSKPVSEHIYHILESSPPPQRLTPSPPPQSSSTPPPPPPRRRRTLYSHYDFADTHIYHVLEAPPATNKPSSPVRRRKTITGRK; encoded by the coding sequence ATGGGCAACAACTGCAGTAATAATCTAAAACAGCAATCAGTGCTGAGTGTATCCCAGCCTCGTCTTGTTGCAACAACATCTCAACTATTCCTCCAAGCAGCTCATCAGCAGAGGCCTAAGAGTGACACAGACCTCTTCAGAAACAAGACCCCAACTACAACATTACATCGATCACCACTGGTATTGATGAGACCAGCCAAAGGAAAAGAGACTAACTCAGATACAGATGCCTCCACACAACTCCTGAAGAGAACCACTTCAATTCGTCGCACTGGAGGCTACAAAGCTCGCTCTGCAAGCCTCAGAAGACAACGCTCCATTCTTAGACGGCGGGGCAACATGAAAGGAAAAAGTCGAACAACGATCAGAAGAACAATCGAGCTAGAATCAGAGCTCAAAATGGCTCAAGAGCAGAAAGAACTTTGTGTCATGGCAGCTAGAGGAGATCTGCAAAGTGTGGAGGCCTTTATTGACAGTGGAACGGATGTGAACTCTGCAGATGAGAACCAGCAAACAGTACTTCATCATGCTGCAATGCACAGTAGGGACGAAGTAATTAACTCTCTAATCGATCGAGGAGCTGACGTTAATGCTACAGATCTCAAGGGAGGTTTCAGTGCTCTACATTGGGTGGTCATCAATGCTGATCCGCAAACAGGCAACACTGATCATGTAAGCAAATCCCTCAGGGCATTGGTAAATCGTGGCTGCAAAGTGAATGGCACAGACTTCAACTTCGCTACAGCTCTCCACATTGCTACCCAAAAAGGCAACAAGACGAGTATCGAGACTCTAATCAGACTGGGAGCTGACCCAGACAAGGTTGATATTACGGGTAGAAACTGCTACGACATGGCTAAGAACCAACAGATCAGAGACTTTATGAAACGATTGCAGCAGACACCTAAAGAAGACAATCATGTATACCACATACTGGAGGTTCAACCAGCTCAACCTCCACAGAGTTTGGGACCACGGGTGCAAAAGAGACGCAGCAAACCTGTGTCAGAGCACATTTACCACATCCTCGAGTCCTCTCCCCCACCCCAACGCCTTACACCTTCCCCACCTCCACAGAGCAGCTCCACTCCCCCACCACCCCCACCAAGGAGAAGACGTACACTGTACTCACACTACGACTTTGCTGACACACACATCTACCACGTTCTTGAGGCTCCCCCTGCAACTAACAAACCATCTTCTCCTGTACGAAGAAGGAAGACAATTACCGGAAGAAAGTAA
- the LOC135343164 gene encoding kynurenine formamidase-like isoform X1 — translation MADAGAVDINSHSRAELDTLYSPSCWSKKLNRDVIVDNHLKVITEATEKVRAQTKNTLSVVYGDKSSNETLDIYYPCHECPDEQSLVIVIHGGYWTFLEKDNYGYMSLPLVKQGITTAVINFDNAPKGTMTTIVEQCRRACHYIAQAFPNKKCGYDSLCLSSQLLYLIGHSAGAHLCACMLSTDWSSLGLNQLAVHGAILVSGIYDLYPIRRCCVNEPLNLTESEVMEYSPQRNIPQLKANVCAELHCLLCYGEQESPEFKRQSQEFHQGVVSVGVSSNVCEVEDEDHFTVIERLVEEQFSVTKHILQLIKS, via the exons ATGGCTGACGCTGGAGCAGTTGATATTAACTCCCACTCCAGAGCTGAGCTGGACACTCTATACAGCCCAAGTTGCTGGTCCAAGAAGTTAAACCGTGATGTTATTGTGGACAACCATTTAAAAGTAATTACAGAAG CTACTGAGAAGGTTAGAGCTCAAACGAAGAACACTCTTTCTGTCGTCTATGGAGACAAGAGCTCTAATGAGACTCTTGACATTTATTATCCATGTCACG agtGCCCTGACGAACAATCGTTGGTGATTGTCATTCATGGCGGCTACTGGACATTCTTGGA GAAGGATAACTATGGTTACATGAGTTTGCCCCTGGTCAAACAAGGCATCACTACAGCTGTCATCAACTTTGACAATGCTCCGAAAG GTACCATGACAACCATTGTTGAGCAGTGTCGAAGAGCCTGTCACTACATTGCACAAGCCTTCCCTAACAAAAAGTGTGGTTATGACAGCTTGTGTCTTAGTTCTCAATT GCTGTATCTGATTGGTCACTCGGCCGGTGCTCATCTGTGTGCCTGCATGCTGAGCACTGATTGGTCCTCTCTGGGACTGAACCAGTTAGCAGTTCATGGCGCCATCTTGGTTAGTGGGATatatgatctttacccaataCGGAGGTGCTGTGTGAATGAACCCTTAAACCTGACAGA GTCAGAGGTGATGGAATATAGCCCACAGCGAAATATTCCTCAGTTGAAGGCAAATGTTTGTGCAGAGTTACACTGCCTCCTATGTTATGGGGAGCAGGAATCACCAGAGTTCAAAAGACAAAGCCAGGAGTTCCATCAG GGTgttgtgagtgtgggtgtgtccagcAATGTGTGTGAGGTGGAGGACGAGGATCACTTCACCGTGATCGAGAGACTCGTGGAGGAACAGTTCAGTGTCACCAAACATATATTACAGTTGATTAAATCATGA
- the LOC135343164 gene encoding kynurenine formamidase-like isoform X2 has product MADAGAVDINSHSRAELDTLYSPSCWSKKLNRDVIVDNHLKVITEATEKVRAQTKNTLSVVYGDKSSNETLDIYYPCHECPDEQSLVIVIHGGYWTFLEKDNYGYMSLPLVKQGITTAVINFDNAPKGTMTTIVEQCRRACHYIAQAFPNKKLYLIGHSAGAHLCACMLSTDWSSLGLNQLAVHGAILVSGIYDLYPIRRCCVNEPLNLTESEVMEYSPQRNIPQLKANVCAELHCLLCYGEQESPEFKRQSQEFHQGVVSVGVSSNVCEVEDEDHFTVIERLVEEQFSVTKHILQLIKS; this is encoded by the exons ATGGCTGACGCTGGAGCAGTTGATATTAACTCCCACTCCAGAGCTGAGCTGGACACTCTATACAGCCCAAGTTGCTGGTCCAAGAAGTTAAACCGTGATGTTATTGTGGACAACCATTTAAAAGTAATTACAGAAG CTACTGAGAAGGTTAGAGCTCAAACGAAGAACACTCTTTCTGTCGTCTATGGAGACAAGAGCTCTAATGAGACTCTTGACATTTATTATCCATGTCACG agtGCCCTGACGAACAATCGTTGGTGATTGTCATTCATGGCGGCTACTGGACATTCTTGGA GAAGGATAACTATGGTTACATGAGTTTGCCCCTGGTCAAACAAGGCATCACTACAGCTGTCATCAACTTTGACAATGCTCCGAAAG GTACCATGACAACCATTGTTGAGCAGTGTCGAAGAGCCTGTCACTACATTGCACAAGCCTTCCCTAACAAAAA GCTGTATCTGATTGGTCACTCGGCCGGTGCTCATCTGTGTGCCTGCATGCTGAGCACTGATTGGTCCTCTCTGGGACTGAACCAGTTAGCAGTTCATGGCGCCATCTTGGTTAGTGGGATatatgatctttacccaataCGGAGGTGCTGTGTGAATGAACCCTTAAACCTGACAGA GTCAGAGGTGATGGAATATAGCCCACAGCGAAATATTCCTCAGTTGAAGGCAAATGTTTGTGCAGAGTTACACTGCCTCCTATGTTATGGGGAGCAGGAATCACCAGAGTTCAAAAGACAAAGCCAGGAGTTCCATCAG GGTgttgtgagtgtgggtgtgtccagcAATGTGTGTGAGGTGGAGGACGAGGATCACTTCACCGTGATCGAGAGACTCGTGGAGGAACAGTTCAGTGTCACCAAACATATATTACAGTTGATTAAATCATGA